One bacterium genomic window, CGCTTATCTTGCTGCATTCAGCCTGTTTGATCATAGGGCAAGCCGATATCTCTTTCCTGTATATTACATTCTTGCCGCCTTCGGCGTGATTGCTGCGTTGCGTTGGAAGCGAATGCAAAGATTTGTGGAGTGGACAGACCGGTGGCATCCATGGCTGCCTGCCGCTTTGTGGATTTTTCTCTTTGCTGCTCATATTATTGCGGGCTGTTTATGACTACACTTTGAATTGCCGCTTTATGTCTGGGCGACTTTGCGCTAAATTAGTTCTTATGGACCGGGACACAGTCAATCGACTGAGCCGCGCGCGAGAGTTCATGAATGATTCTTATCAACTGCCTTTGAATCTGGATCAGATTGCAAAAGAAGCTTGTTTTTCGCAGTATCATTTTCTTCGCTTGTTCCGGCAACTCTTTCAGGAGACTCCCCATCAATACCTGACGCGTCGAAGAATTGAAAAAGCCAAGGAATTACTCCAGGGAACACGCCGCTCCGTTACTGACATTTGTTTTGAGGTAGGTTTTCAAAGCCTCGGATCATTCAGCACGCTGTTTCACCGTATGGTGGGTAATTCACCTTTGTCCTACCGTGTTCAGATCGTTGTGCGGAAGGGAATCCTCATCCCTGAATGTTTCATTCAAATGTGGAAAATTCCGCTCGGCCGCGCATCTTAGCAATTTTCGAGAAGTAAGACCACCATAAATCCCCTAGAATTCTCTCTGTAAAAATAAGGAGGGATAAATGATCAGTAAACTCTCTCATATGACGATCTGGGTGCTCAATCAGCAAGAAGCGCACGATTTTTACGTGAATAAGCTCGGTTTTGAAGTTCGAACCGACCACACCATGGAAGGCGGATTTCGATGGTTAACAGTCGGTCCAAAAGATCAAAAAGATCTGGAGATTGTGCTGATGGAGATTAAACCGGGAATGATGTTCGATGAAAACACCGCAAATCAGATGAAGGCTCTTGTTCAAAAAGGGGCGATGGGCGCGGGTGTTTTTGAGACACCCGATTGTCGCGCGGCTTATCAACAGCTTTCCAAAAACGGAGTGGAATTTGTTGCTCCTCCAGAGGAGAAGTTTTACGGGGTGGAAGCCATCTTCAAAGATAATTCCGGCAACTGGTTCAGCCTGACCCAGCGCAAACCCTGGAACCCTTGAACTTTTAAACTCTTGAACCCTTGAGCCCTGGACCTTATACTAGGAGGGACCAAGGAGGAAAGCGAATCCATGTTTATGGTTACGGAAGGCGCAGCGAAGGAGATACAGACGCTGATCAACCAGTACAACAATCCGCAACTCGGTTTGCGAGTTAAAGTTCTCGCCGGCGGTTGCTCCGGGTATTCTTACGATCTTGCATTTGACGATCAGGTGCAGCCCAATGATATGGTTTTTGAACATCATGGCGTCAAAGTCATGATCGATGACCGCAGCTTCAAGGTTTTGGATGGGACTCAGCTCGATTATGTAGATACGATGCTGGGAAGAGGATTTACATTCAGTAATCCAAACGCCAAGTCCACTTGCGGATGCGGATCTTCATTCAACGCCTGAGACGCCAGTAGCGCGGGCGTCTCGCCTGCGAAACTGCGCAGACGGGACGTCCGCGCTACTTTGTTAAACTGCTTTGCTCCATTCGATCGTCTTTCACACCCTAGGGCAGCTCGCCACCGGCATCCTTCTCCTCATCGGCTTCGTTCCGCCTTCTAAAATCGGTTCCGGGTTCGGGAGATTTCATACGATCCTGGCCTGGGCTCTCTGGGTTCTGGCGTTCTGGGGGAATTTTCCTGTTGAGTTTTACATCCTTACTGCCAGCATTCTTCTTGCGTTTCTTTTTTCGCAAAAGGATTCTCTTTATTATCCTTTCCTGGCTTTGTGTGTATTTCTCTCTTTTTTCCTATTGCTGAAAGGGAATCCGATGAGTTCCGTGCTCTGGCAGTTGCCTGCGGCGCTTGTGCTCGGTTCGAGTTCGGTCGCGATGTTGCTGGGACACTGGTATCTGGTAGCCCCGAAATTACCGATCACGTATTTAAAGATCTTAACGATCGCTTTAATCGCAGCCATTCTGATCCGCTCCGCATTTCTTGCGGAAGCCTTTTTCACCAACCAGACACATTTGAAATCCATCCATTTTTATGAGCTCTATGGAATTTTCTTTTTGCAGCGCATCGCCTTAGGGCTTTTTCTCACTCTGGCGCTTTCGATCCTGACATATTATTGCGTTCGAATCCGGTCCACCCAATCGGCAACCGGGATCCTTTATGTGGTTCTGGTTTTTTGTCTCGTTGGAGAAATTACCGGCGCATATCTTTTCCTAAAAACCGGCCTCTCACTGTGAAGTTTCATGGAAATTGAATTCCGTTGCGCAGCCTGTGGATCGGTAAATCAGCAGGAAGATTTTTCGAACCCGGTTACCTGTGTTTCCTGCGGTAAATCCTACGGAGCGCTTGAGGACTCTTCCAATGAAAAATCAGGGATCCAATTTTGCGTGATCTGTCGCTGCAGGGACCTTTACATACAAAAAGATTTCAACCGCAAGATTGGATGTGGGATTGCCGCAATGGGAGCGATATTGGCTCCTTTTACAAAATTGATCAGCTTGTTTGTGTGCGCTTTAATCGACCTGTTGTTGTATTTGTTGTTGCCTGTAATTACTATTTGTTATCGATGCGGAACCATCTATCGTGGTTTTGCGAAAAATTCAGCCCACGAAGGTTTCAATCTTGGCATCAATGATCGTTATCGCTCCGCTGAGAGATAAATGAATTAGCTCGTACTACTGACGTTGAACTTCTTGTTTTTTTAGAAGGATTTTCGCAAAAGGATATTAAACCGCAGAATATCGAACAAAGGAACTCCGAACCGC contains:
- a CDS encoding AraC family transcriptional regulator yields the protein MDRDTVNRLSRAREFMNDSYQLPLNLDQIAKEACFSQYHFLRLFRQLFQETPHQYLTRRRIEKAKELLQGTRRSVTDICFEVGFQSLGSFSTLFHRMVGNSPLSYRVQIVVRKGILIPECFIQMWKIPLGRAS
- a CDS encoding VOC family protein, whose amino-acid sequence is MISKLSHMTIWVLNQQEAHDFYVNKLGFEVRTDHTMEGGFRWLTVGPKDQKDLEIVLMEIKPGMMFDENTANQMKALVQKGAMGAGVFETPDCRAAYQQLSKNGVEFVAPPEEKFYGVEAIFKDNSGNWFSLTQRKPWNP
- the erpA gene encoding iron-sulfur cluster insertion protein ErpA; translation: MFMVTEGAAKEIQTLINQYNNPQLGLRVKVLAGGCSGYSYDLAFDDQVQPNDMVFEHHGVKVMIDDRSFKVLDGTQLDYVDTMLGRGFTFSNPNAKSTCGCGSSFNA